The region AGGGTCCGTAGGGGACTTCCACCCCCAAGTCGTCGCCGGGCCACCACAGCCCGGCAAATGGTGCTTTCGCACCGTGCGCCATGCCTGGCACACCGCCCCCGCGGAGGCTGCGGACCGCAGGTCCGCCGCCGTGAGCGACAAGAATCTAGATCGGATCTCATTTCATGAGATCCGATTTAGTAAGAATATTCCTCGAACAGCGGATCGACCGAGCCCTGCCAGCGGGTCTCGTAGGCTTCCAGCAGATCCTCGGCCGGCGTGCGGCCGGCGTCGATGATGCTGCGCAGCGCATCGAGAAAGTGGTTCTCGTTGTCGCCGAAGCTGTCCAGCCGGGCGCGCCGTTTGAGGCCATGGCCGGCGATCTCTACCACCTCGGCGGCCCAGTCGAGTACGGGCCGGCCGAGGTGCTGGGTCCCCAAGGCGCGCCGCGGCACCTCGCGGGCCAGGGCGGCGCGTTCCTCGGCGCTCCAGTCGCGGCAGAGCTGCCAGGCGGCATCGAGCGCCGCCTCATCGTAAAAGAGGCCGGTCCACAGGGCCGGCAGCGCGCAGAGCCGGCGCCAGGGTCCGCCGTCGGCGCCGCGCATCTCGAGGAAGGTCTTGAGCCGGGCCTCGGGAAACAGCGTCGTCAGGTGGTCCTCCCAGTCCTGCAAGGTCGGCCGCTCGCCGGGCAACGCGGGCAGCCGGCCCGCCATGAAATCGCGGAACGATTGGCCCGAGGCATCGACATAATCCTCGCCGCGGTGAACGAAATACATGGGCACGTCGAGGGCATAGTCGACATAGCGCTCGAAGCCCATGCCGTCCTCGAAGACGAAGGGCAAGAGCCCGGTGCGGTCGGGGTCGGTGTCGCTCCAGATATAGTTGCGGTAGCTGAGAAAACCGTTGGGCCGGCCCTCGCTGAAGGGCGAGTTGGCGAACAGCGCCGTGGCGATGGGCTGCAGCGCCAAGGCCACGCGAAACTTCTTCACCATGTCGGCCTCGGAGCGGAAATCGAGGTTGACCTGCACCGTCGACGAGCGGAACATCATGTCGAGGCCCAAGCGCCCCCGCGTCGGCATGTAGCGGCGCATGATGCCGTAGCGGCCCTTGGGCATGACCGGCGTTTCCTCGAGCCGCCACTTGGGCTGGAAGCCGAGCCCGAGAAAGCCGATGCCCAGGCCCTCGGCCACCTCGCGCACCTGGTCGAGATGGTTGTGCACCTCGTTGCAGGTCTGGTGCAGCGTCTCCAGGGGCGCCCCCGAAAGCTCGAGCTGGCCGCCCGGCTCCAGCGTCACCGCCTGCTGGTCGAGGGCCAGCGCGATGACGTTCTCGCCTTCGTACTTGGGCTTCCAGCCGAAGCGCTGCAGGCCCTCCAGTACTTTTTGCACGCCGGCCGCACCTTCATAGGGGATGGGCCGCAAGTCGGCATGGAAAAAGCCGAACTTCTCGTGCTCGGTGCCGATGCGCCAGTCGGCCGGGGGCTTCGAGCCCCGCTCGAGGTATTCGATCAGGTCGGTCCGGCTCTCGACCGTCGCGCTTTTGGCCCCAGTTTCGGCCATCGTTACCTCGTGGATATGGTGGGGGCCGCCCGTCGCGA is a window of Alphaproteobacteria bacterium DNA encoding:
- a CDS encoding glutamate--cysteine ligase produces the protein MAETGAKSATVESRTDLIEYLERGSKPPADWRIGTEHEKFGFFHADLRPIPYEGAAGVQKVLEGLQRFGWKPKYEGENVIALALDQQAVTLEPGGQLELSGAPLETLHQTCNEVHNHLDQVREVAEGLGIGFLGLGFQPKWRLEETPVMPKGRYGIMRRYMPTRGRLGLDMMFRSSTVQVNLDFRSEADMVKKFRVALALQPIATALFANSPFSEGRPNGFLSYRNYIWSDTDPDRTGLLPFVFEDGMGFERYVDYALDVPMYFVHRGEDYVDASGQSFRDFMAGRLPALPGERPTLQDWEDHLTTLFPEARLKTFLEMRGADGGPWRRLCALPALWTGLFYDEAALDAAWQLCRDWSAEERAALAREVPRRALGTQHLGRPVLDWAAEVVEIAGHGLKRRARLDSFGDNENHFLDALRSIIDAGRTPAEDLLEAYETRWQGSVDPLFEEYSY